The Paenibacillus sp. RUD330 genome has a segment encoding these proteins:
- the rpsO gene encoding 30S ribosomal protein S15 gives MALTQERKQELIEEHKTHASDTGSPEVQVAILTQNIVNLTDHLRTHKKDHHSRRGLLKMVGQRRKLLAYLKNKDVRRYSALIEKLGLRR, from the coding sequence ATGGCACTTACGCAAGAACGGAAGCAAGAGCTCATCGAAGAGCACAAGACGCATGCAAGCGACACTGGCTCTCCAGAAGTTCAGGTCGCAATCCTTACTCAGAACATCGTGAACCTTACGGATCACCTGCGGACGCACAAGAAAGATCATCACTCGCGCCGCGGCCTTCTGAAAATGGTCGGTCAGCGCCGCAAGCTGCTGGCATACCTGAAAAACAAGGATGTTAGACGTTACAGCGCTCTGATCGAGAAGCTCGGCCTTCGCCGCTAA
- a CDS encoding bifunctional riboflavin kinase/FAD synthetase, which yields MEVEIYELSYPINGSNEPAFSPAPCCLAIGHFDGVHLGHRHVIDRAVAEARRSGARAAVMTFHPHPREVLGIGSGFAECLTPLDAKLELFREAGADAVFIMQFDPAFAAISPEMFAREVLVPLGVSHAVVGFDFTFGSRGAGTPQMLAELGSGSFTVDIVPAAQRDGLKVSSTYVREALEEGRVELAAELLGRPYRVSGIVVHGDARGRLLGFPTANLSPDRPYVLPRLGVYAVKVRILSPLGGEPSVHDAVLNHGMKPTFNKDKIVPVLEAHLLDFEGDLYGNRLEIDFVHFLRTEQKFSGIDELVSQLGRDKARARQLLQD from the coding sequence ATGGAAGTGGAGATTTACGAACTGAGCTACCCGATCAACGGCAGCAATGAACCGGCGTTTTCCCCGGCGCCGTGCTGTCTGGCAATCGGGCATTTTGACGGCGTCCATCTCGGGCACCGCCATGTGATCGACCGTGCTGTCGCAGAGGCCCGCCGATCGGGAGCCCGCGCCGCGGTGATGACGTTCCACCCGCATCCCCGCGAAGTGCTCGGCATCGGCAGCGGTTTCGCCGAATGCCTGACGCCGCTCGACGCGAAGCTGGAGCTGTTCCGGGAGGCAGGGGCGGATGCCGTCTTCATCATGCAATTCGACCCCGCTTTCGCCGCCATCAGTCCGGAAATGTTCGCCAGGGAGGTGCTGGTGCCGCTCGGCGTCAGCCATGCCGTCGTCGGCTTCGACTTCACGTTCGGCAGCCGCGGCGCGGGAACTCCGCAGATGCTGGCTGAGCTTGGAAGCGGAAGCTTCACGGTCGACATCGTTCCGGCCGCCCAGAGGGACGGGCTCAAGGTCAGCAGCACCTATGTGCGGGAAGCGTTGGAGGAAGGCCGCGTCGAGCTCGCGGCCGAACTGCTGGGAAGGCCTTACCGGGTCAGCGGCATCGTCGTGCACGGCGACGCCCGGGGGAGGCTGCTCGGCTTCCCTACGGCCAACCTGAGTCCGGACCGGCCTTACGTCCTGCCCCGGCTTGGCGTCTATGCGGTCAAGGTCAGGATTCTTTCTCCCCTGGGGGGAGAGCCTTCTGTCCATGATGCGGTGCTGAACCACGGGATGAAGCCTACGTTCAACAAGGACAAGATCGTTCCCGTGCTGGAAGCCCATCTGCTTGATTTCGAGGGGGATCTGTACGGGAACAGGCTGGAGATCGACTTCGTTCATTTCCTGCGCACGGAACAGAAGTTCTCCGGAATCGACGAGCTCGTATCCCAGCTTGGCCGCGACAAGGCTCGCGCCAGGCAATTGCTGCAGGACTGA
- the truB gene encoding tRNA pseudouridine(55) synthase TruB: protein MDGILAIWKPAGWTSHDVVAKCRRLLRTKRIGHAGTLDPMVTGVLPLCVGQATRVVEYMQELPKAYEAVLQLGISTDTLDLTGEILEQVDSVELNEQDITQALMSFLGEIMQLPPMYSAVKVDGKRLYELAREGKTAERKPRQATIHSLDVLSMDLDRPHPLVWFRVVCSKGTYIRTLCEDIGSKLGVPAAMAELKRTLSAGFSEEDCLTLEQVQLSMEQGTLEQRLLPAEAALVHMPRSSAAPPAMRQALQGRRIPVEWLDERPAEGSQFRLYGQDGAFAGLFEITEDGSMVKPVKVFARPDSE from the coding sequence ATGGATGGAATTTTGGCAATCTGGAAGCCTGCCGGCTGGACGTCCCACGACGTGGTGGCCAAATGCCGCAGGCTGCTCCGGACCAAACGCATCGGCCACGCGGGCACGCTGGATCCTATGGTGACCGGCGTGCTTCCTTTATGCGTCGGACAAGCGACACGCGTGGTTGAATACATGCAGGAGCTGCCCAAGGCTTACGAGGCTGTCCTGCAGCTCGGCATTTCGACGGATACGCTCGATTTGACCGGCGAGATTCTGGAGCAAGTGGATTCCGTCGAGTTGAATGAGCAGGATATCACGCAAGCCCTTATGTCCTTCCTGGGCGAAATCATGCAGCTGCCGCCGATGTATTCGGCCGTGAAGGTCGACGGCAAGCGGCTCTATGAATTGGCGCGTGAAGGCAAGACGGCGGAGCGCAAGCCCCGTCAAGCGACGATCCATTCGCTTGATGTGCTGTCGATGGATCTGGACAGGCCGCACCCGCTGGTGTGGTTCCGGGTCGTCTGCTCCAAAGGGACGTACATCCGCACGCTCTGCGAGGATATCGGCAGCAAGCTCGGTGTGCCCGCCGCCATGGCGGAGCTCAAGCGAACGCTGTCGGCGGGCTTTTCGGAAGAGGATTGCCTGACGCTTGAGCAAGTCCAGCTGTCGATGGAGCAGGGGACGCTGGAGCAGCGGCTGCTTCCCGCGGAGGCGGCGCTTGTCCACATGCCGCGCTCCAGCGCCGCGCCGCCGGCTATGCGCCAAGCCTTGCAAGGACGCCGGATTCCGGTCGAGTGGCTGGACGAACGTCCTGCGGAAGGAAGCCAATTCCGGCTCTATGGCCAGGATGGCGCCTTTGCCGGCCTGTTTGAAATTACGGAAGACGGAAGCATGGTGAAGCCGGTGAAGGTGTTCGCCCGGCCCGATTCGGAATAG
- a CDS encoding bifunctional oligoribonuclease/PAP phosphatase NrnA, with protein sequence MTGAGQDLYEAALQFMNEGDDYLVVSHVQPDGDAVSSTLAASWLLGKLGKKAVLANEDLVPDRLRFMAGSEGILRYGDNQGRTFKRIIAVDCADFKRIGRIAEWFEDGYELLNIDHHPTNNGYGAVNLVVPDAAATAQILYGLVRTACMPLEQPAAEMLYTGLLTDTGGFRYSNTDTRVMQAASELLEAGAGGHAIADRLLERMSLPQLKLLRLGLNRMEFHFGDRVCTMHISPEDMQETGAAPEDLEGLVNYARNVEGVDAGILFKGLRDGGVKASLRSGGTLDVAAIASRFGGGGHIRAAGCRLDGPIGEAMSSLLAVIREELKD encoded by the coding sequence ATGACCGGCGCGGGGCAGGATCTATACGAAGCTGCTCTGCAGTTCATGAACGAGGGAGACGACTACTTGGTTGTCTCCCATGTTCAGCCTGACGGGGATGCGGTGAGCTCCACGCTTGCTGCGTCCTGGCTGCTGGGCAAGCTGGGCAAGAAGGCTGTCCTGGCCAATGAAGACCTCGTCCCGGACAGGCTGCGCTTCATGGCCGGCTCGGAAGGCATTCTCCGGTACGGAGATAATCAAGGACGCACGTTCAAGCGGATCATCGCCGTCGACTGCGCCGATTTCAAACGGATCGGACGGATCGCGGAATGGTTCGAGGACGGGTACGAGCTGCTCAACATCGATCATCATCCGACCAACAATGGATATGGAGCCGTCAATCTTGTCGTTCCCGACGCCGCGGCCACGGCGCAGATTCTGTACGGGCTCGTCCGCACCGCTTGCATGCCTCTGGAGCAGCCGGCGGCGGAAATGCTCTACACCGGATTGCTTACGGACACGGGAGGCTTCCGTTATTCCAATACAGATACGCGGGTCATGCAGGCAGCTTCGGAGCTGCTTGAGGCCGGGGCAGGCGGCCATGCCATCGCCGATCGGCTGCTGGAGCGCATGTCGCTTCCCCAGCTGAAGCTGCTTCGGCTCGGGCTGAACCGGATGGAATTCCATTTTGGGGACCGCGTCTGCACGATGCATATTTCGCCCGAAGACATGCAGGAGACAGGGGCTGCTCCAGAGGATCTGGAGGGCCTTGTCAATTATGCCCGCAATGTCGAAGGCGTGGACGCGGGCATCCTGTTCAAGGGCTTGCGTGACGGCGGCGTCAAGGCAAGCCTGCGCTCCGGGGGCACGCTCGATGTGGCGGCAATCGCTTCCCGCTTCGGCGGAGGCGGCCATATCCGGGCGGCCGGCTGCCGCCTTGACGGCCCGATCGGAGAAGCGATGAGCTCCCTGTTGGCCGTTATAAGGGAGGAACTGAAAGACTGA
- the rbfA gene encoding 30S ribosome-binding factor RbfA: MAKIRVGRVGEQIKKELSQIIQAELKDPRIGFITVTGVEVTNDMSQARVYLSVLGSDDQKEETLKALARGTGFIRSELGKRIRLRHTPELLFKFDSSIEYGSRIESLLTDINRDNGGQ, from the coding sequence ATGGCTAAGATCCGCGTAGGCCGGGTGGGGGAACAGATCAAGAAGGAGCTCAGCCAGATCATCCAGGCTGAGCTCAAGGATCCCCGCATCGGTTTCATCACGGTGACCGGCGTTGAAGTCACGAACGACATGTCCCAGGCGAGAGTGTACCTGAGCGTGCTCGGAAGCGACGATCAAAAGGAAGAAACATTGAAGGCGCTCGCGCGCGGCACCGGATTCATCCGTTCGGAGCTCGGCAAGCGAATCCGTCTGCGCCATACGCCGGAGCTGCTGTTCAAATTCGACAGCAGCATCGAGTACGGCAGCCGCATCGAATCCCTGCTCACGGACATCAACCGTGACAACGGAGGCCAATGA